Proteins from one Amycolatopsis benzoatilytica AK 16/65 genomic window:
- the recF gene encoding DNA replication/repair protein RecF (All proteins in this family for which functions are known are DNA-binding proteins that assist the filamentation of RecA onto DNA for the initiation of recombination or recombinational repair.) — translation MYLRHLQVTDFRSWPQADLALEPGPVVLVGQNGRGKTNLLEAIGYVATLGSHRVATDAPLVRHGCERALVRVAVVNADREMTVELEITPGRANRARVNRGAVGKPRDVLGILRTVLFSPEDLSLVRGDPSERRRFMDELLVLRAPRYAGVRADYEKVLKQRNALLKTAGKRRTGREDPYALSTLDVWDDHLSVAGAQLLAARLNLIADLAPYAADAYMGVAPDSRPAKVAYKSSLGEALPPSFGTPDGERADPEVLRELLLKALADTRRQELERGISLVGPHRDELELILGEVPAKGYASHGESWSFALALRLGSYELLRAEAGEPVLLLDDVFAELDRKRRARLAEVSAGAEQVLITAAVAEDVPAELAGARFTVADGQVNRV, via the coding sequence GTGTATCTCAGACACCTCCAGGTCACCGACTTCCGGTCCTGGCCGCAAGCCGATCTGGCCCTCGAACCGGGGCCGGTGGTGCTGGTCGGCCAGAACGGCCGGGGGAAGACGAACCTGCTCGAAGCGATCGGCTACGTGGCGACCCTCGGTTCGCATCGGGTCGCCACGGACGCGCCGCTGGTGCGCCATGGCTGTGAGCGCGCGCTCGTCCGGGTCGCGGTCGTCAACGCCGACCGCGAGATGACCGTCGAGCTCGAGATCACGCCGGGCCGGGCCAACCGGGCACGGGTGAACCGCGGCGCGGTCGGAAAGCCGCGCGACGTGCTCGGCATCTTGCGTACCGTGCTGTTCTCTCCAGAGGACCTGTCACTGGTGCGCGGCGATCCGAGCGAACGCCGTCGGTTCATGGACGAGCTGTTGGTGCTCCGCGCGCCGCGGTACGCCGGCGTGCGCGCGGACTACGAGAAGGTGCTGAAGCAGCGCAATGCGCTCCTTAAGACCGCAGGCAAGCGCCGCACCGGTCGCGAAGATCCGTACGCGCTGTCGACGCTTGACGTGTGGGACGACCATCTCTCGGTGGCTGGCGCGCAACTGCTGGCCGCACGGCTGAACCTGATCGCGGACCTCGCGCCGTACGCGGCTGACGCTTATATGGGGGTCGCGCCGGACTCGCGTCCGGCGAAGGTCGCGTACAAGTCTTCGCTTGGCGAAGCGCTTCCTCCGTCTTTCGGGACGCCGGACGGCGAGCGCGCGGATCCGGAAGTGTTGCGCGAGTTGTTGCTGAAGGCGTTGGCGGACACGCGCCGGCAGGAACTGGAGCGTGGCATCAGTCTGGTCGGCCCGCATCGGGACGAGCTGGAGCTGATCCTCGGCGAGGTGCCGGCGAAGGGCTACGCGAGCCACGGCGAGTCCTGGTCGTTCGCGCTCGCGTTGCGGCTCGGGAGTTACGAGTTGCTGCGTGCCGAAGCGGGCGAACCGGTCTTGCTGCTGGACGATGTGTTCGCCGAACTCGACCGCAAGCGGCGGGCGCGACTGGCCGAGGTCTCCGCGGGCGCCGAGCAGGTGCTGATCACCGCGGCGGTGGCCGAAGACGTGCCCGCGGAGCTGGCCGGGGCCAGGTTCACGGTGGCCGACGGGCAGGTGAACCGTGTCTGA
- the dnaN gene encoding DNA polymerase III subunit beta, with amino-acid sequence MKIRVERDGLADAVAWVARSLPSRPPVPVLGGVLLDAGSSGESDALTVSGFDYEVSATVGVPATIADGGRLLVSGRLLADITKALPAQPVEISVDGSRATITCGSARFSLPTMPVEDYPQLPSQPARAGELTGDVFGQAVTQVATAAGKDDTLPMLTGMRLEISGDTLTLVSTDRFRLAMREFTWKPAEGMSDAAVLVPARTLAEAAKTLGGAGTTVQLALASGDGLLGLSGAGRYTTTRLLDAEFPPYRQLLPATHTSRAVIEVSALTESIKRVSLVAERGTQVRLEFGDGTLRLSAGGDDEGSAEEELQVDYEGEPVTIAFNPGYLVDGLGALHSDRAELTFTTPNRPALIKPADAEGNVVPGYLYLLMPVRLPG; translated from the coding sequence ATGAAGATCCGCGTCGAGCGCGACGGGCTCGCCGACGCCGTCGCGTGGGTGGCCAGAAGCCTCCCCTCCCGGCCTCCGGTGCCGGTACTGGGCGGCGTCCTCCTCGACGCGGGTTCCAGCGGCGAGTCCGACGCGCTCACGGTGTCCGGCTTCGATTACGAGGTCTCGGCCACGGTCGGCGTTCCCGCGACGATCGCCGACGGCGGACGGCTGCTCGTCTCCGGCCGTCTCCTCGCCGACATCACCAAGGCGCTGCCCGCCCAGCCGGTCGAGATCTCGGTCGACGGCTCCCGCGCCACCATCACCTGCGGCAGCGCCCGGTTCAGCCTCCCGACCATGCCGGTCGAGGACTACCCGCAGCTGCCGTCCCAGCCCGCCCGCGCGGGCGAGCTCACCGGCGACGTCTTCGGCCAGGCGGTCACCCAGGTCGCCACCGCGGCCGGCAAGGACGACACGCTGCCGATGCTCACCGGCATGCGGCTGGAGATCTCCGGCGACACGCTCACCCTCGTCTCCACCGACCGGTTCCGGCTCGCCATGCGCGAGTTCACCTGGAAGCCGGCCGAGGGCATGTCCGACGCCGCGGTGCTCGTCCCGGCGCGCACGCTCGCCGAGGCCGCCAAGACGCTCGGCGGCGCGGGCACCACGGTGCAGCTGGCGCTGGCTTCCGGCGACGGCCTGCTCGGCCTGTCCGGTGCCGGGCGCTACACGACCACCCGGTTGCTCGACGCCGAGTTCCCGCCGTACCGGCAGCTGCTCCCGGCCACCCACACCTCGCGGGCGGTCATCGAGGTCAGTGCGCTCACCGAGTCGATCAAGCGCGTGTCGCTGGTCGCCGAACGCGGCACCCAGGTCCGGCTCGAGTTCGGCGACGGCACGCTGCGGCTGTCGGCGGGCGGCGACGACGAGGGCAGCGCCGAAGAAGAACTTCAGGTCGACTACGAGGGCGAACCGGTCACCATCGCGTTCAACCCGGGCTATCTTGTGGACGGGCTCGGTGCACTGCACAGCGACCGTGCGGAGCTGACCTTCACCACGCCGAACCGGCCGGCGCTGATCAAGCCCGCCGATGCCGAGGGCAACGTCGTCCCCGGATATCTCTACCTGCTCATGCCGGTCCGGTTGCCCGGCTGA
- the gnd gene encoding phosphogluconate dehydrogenase (NAD(+)-dependent, decarboxylating): MVQLGLVGLGKMGFNMRERLRAAGHDVVGYDRNPDVSDSTSLEDLVSKLSGPRIVWIMVPAGEPTRQTVAELGHLLSEGDLVIDGGNSKFTDDKLNADLLAAHGVGYLDCGVSGGVWGKDNGYGLMVGGAASDVERAMPIFDALRPEGPREEGFSHAGSVGAGHYAKMIHNGIEYGIMQAYAEGFELLEASEIVNDVPAVIKGWQRGTVVRSWLLDLLVRALDEDPELDDLEGYVEDSGEGRWTLEEAVNHAVPAPVLSAALFARFSSRQKDSAAMRAVAALRNQFGGHAVKKAGS; this comes from the coding sequence ATGGTTCAGCTGGGTCTTGTCGGCCTGGGCAAGATGGGCTTCAACATGCGCGAGCGGCTGCGCGCCGCCGGGCACGACGTGGTCGGCTACGACCGCAACCCGGACGTCAGCGACTCGACCTCGCTCGAAGACCTGGTCAGCAAGCTCAGCGGGCCGCGGATCGTGTGGATCATGGTCCCGGCCGGGGAACCGACCCGGCAGACCGTGGCCGAGCTCGGGCACCTGCTGTCCGAGGGCGACCTGGTGATCGACGGCGGGAACTCGAAGTTCACCGACGACAAGCTGAACGCCGACCTGCTCGCGGCGCACGGCGTCGGCTACCTCGACTGCGGCGTCTCCGGCGGCGTGTGGGGCAAGGACAACGGCTACGGCCTGATGGTCGGCGGCGCGGCGTCCGACGTCGAGCGGGCGATGCCGATCTTCGACGCGCTGCGTCCGGAAGGCCCGCGGGAGGAAGGCTTCTCGCACGCCGGCTCGGTCGGTGCCGGGCACTACGCGAAGATGATCCACAACGGCATCGAGTACGGCATCATGCAGGCCTACGCGGAGGGCTTCGAACTGCTCGAAGCCTCGGAGATCGTCAACGACGTGCCGGCCGTGATCAAGGGCTGGCAGCGCGGGACGGTGGTTCGCTCCTGGCTGCTCGACCTGCTGGTGCGCGCGCTGGACGAGGACCCGGAACTGGACGACCTCGAGGGCTACGTCGAGGACTCCGGCGAAGGCCGCTGGACGTTGGAGGAAGCCGTCAACCACGCGGTGCCGGCACCGGTGCTGTCGGCCGCGTTGTTCGCCCGGTTCTCCTCCCGGCAGAAGGACTCGGCCGCGATGCGGGCGGTCGCCGCGCTGCGCAACCAGTTCGGCGGCCACGCGGTGAAGAAGGCCGGGAGCTAG